The genomic window CAGCTCGCCGAGGACGCCACGCTGGCCGACGCCGGCGTGCAAGCCGGCGACGTGCTACGTCTCATGCCCGAGATCACCGCAGGAGCCGACGCCGATGGCTGAACCCCTGACCATTTCGACGCGGGATCACCGCTTCTCCCGCTTCGAGCTCATCGGCTGGTGGGATCAGCAGCGGCTCGCGTCGGCGAGGGTGATCGTCGTCGGGGCCGGGGCGTTGGGTAACGAATTGCTGAAGAACCTCGCCCTGCTCGGCGTCGGCCAGCGCGGTCACGGCCACGTCACTATCATCGACATGGACGACATCGAGCACAGCAACCTCTCGCGCAGCGTGCTGTACCGGGCCGAGGACGCGGGACGCAAGAAGGCCGAGGTCGCGGCCGAGCGGGCGGCGGAGATTTATCCGGACATGGACGCCCGCGCCGTCGTCGGGGACGTGAAGCTCGATCTCGGGCTCGGTGCTTTTCGTGAAGCCGACGTGGTTCTGGGCGGGCTCGACAACCGCGAAGCACGCCTTGCCATCAACCGCGCCTGCTACCGCGTCGGCACGCCGTGGGTCGACGGCGCGATCCAGGTCGTCGACGGCATCGCCCGCGTCTTCGTCCCACCCGGGGCGTGCTACGAGTGCACGATGAACAAGACCGACTGGCAGGTGCTTCAGCATCGCCGGTCGTGTGCCGGGCTGTCGCGCAAGGAAATGGAAGGCGGCAAAGTGCCCACCACCCCGACCGTCGGCAGCATCATCGCGGGCGTGCAAGTACAAGAAGCCGTCAAGCTCCTGCACGGCATCGACACCATCGCCGGCAAGGGCTGGAGCTTCAACGGTGCCGCCACCGACGCCTGGCAGACCGAGTACGACCGCAAGGAAGATTGCCTCAGCCACGACCCGCTGCTCGACGTCCGGCCCGTCGGCACCGATTCGACCTTCGGCGGCCTTCTCGAAGAAGCCACCCGGCTCGGCGCTCCAAACCTGGAACTGCCCAAGACGCTCTTGCGCGGGTTTCGGTCCGAAACCGGCGAGTTCGAGCCGGTCGACGATTTATTGGAACGCGTATCGGCCGAACGGCTTTCGGACCCGCGGACCGGCGCTGCGCGACATGTGGTTACATTGGACGCCGTTTCAACCGATACGACCGGCACAGGCCCGAACTTGCTTGGGTTGCGACCTGCCGACGTTGGCTTTCCGTCGCACGAGATTTTCACCGCACGCACCCCTGCGGGCGCGATCGGGCTTGAACTCTCCGACGACACCGTCGAGGACGAACTGGAACTGGAATGAGCTCTGACACCGAGCATGCCGCACCCGCCACCGACGCGCCCGAGGACGCGCTGCGGCAGGGTAACGCCAACGGCGAGCCGACCGCAGCTCAGACCGCCGCCCAGGCGGAGAACGTGCTCGACGCGGCGTCGGTCATCAGCACCAGCCTGCCCCGCCGGTTGATCAAACGGGCCGACGGCCAACGCAAGCACGGCTTCCAGGTCGTCATCCGGCGTGGTGCCCATGATGCGATGCTCAAGCACGCCAACAGCCGCACCGACGTCGAGGTCTGCGGCGTCCTTGCCGGCAACCTCTACCGCGACCACTTCGGCCCGTACCTGCTCATTTCCGCCGCCATCCCCGGTCATGCCGCCAGCCAACGCGGCGCGTCCGTCACGTTCACCGCCGAGACGTGGACGAGCGTGATGGAGAAGATGGAATCCGACCA from Planctomycetota bacterium includes these protein-coding regions:
- a CDS encoding ThiF family adenylyltransferase: MAEPLTISTRDHRFSRFELIGWWDQQRLASARVIVVGAGALGNELLKNLALLGVGQRGHGHVTIIDMDDIEHSNLSRSVLYRAEDAGRKKAEVAAERAAEIYPDMDARAVVGDVKLDLGLGAFREADVVLGGLDNREARLAINRACYRVGTPWVDGAIQVVDGIARVFVPPGACYECTMNKTDWQVLQHRRSCAGLSRKEMEGGKVPTTPTVGSIIAGVQVQEAVKLLHGIDTIAGKGWSFNGAATDAWQTEYDRKEDCLSHDPLLDVRPVGTDSTFGGLLEEATRLGAPNLELPKTLLRGFRSETGEFEPVDDLLERVSAERLSDPRTGAARHVVTLDAVSTDTTGTGPNLLGLRPADVGFPSHEIFTARTPAGAIGLELSDDTVEDELELE
- a CDS encoding Mov34/MPN/PAD-1 family protein; the encoded protein is MSSDTEHAAPATDAPEDALRQGNANGEPTAAQTAAQAENVLDAASVISTSLPRRLIKRADGQRKHGFQVVIRRGAHDAMLKHANSRTDVEVCGVLAGNLYRDHFGPYLLISAAIPGHAASQRGASVTFTAETWTSVMEKMESDHADRKMAGWYHTHPDFGVFLSDADVFIHRNFFDLPWQPAIVVDPVRQEIGNFVWRGGNPEREPWIIEEENATTNWRKIQQNGGTSGPTGKLGGFFSAVVTPVLFVLLVVALIAGLWLALYFLEF